Genomic DNA from Alicyclobacillus fastidiosus:
CTAGGCGTCGACTGATTCGTCTGTTAGCCGAGTCTGAGGAGATGCCGCTTCATGAGTTAACTGCACATTTTCAAATGGGCCGTACAGCGGTATCCAAGCATTTGACAATCCTTAAAGAGGCCGGACTGGTACTTGATCGAAAAGTCGGAAGAGAAACGCGATTTCGACTAAATGCCTCTCCACTCAGAGAAATTCAAGATTGGGTGGCTTTCTACAGCAAGTTCTGGAGTACGAATATGTTGCGCTTGAACCGACTATTAGAGGAGGAAGACGAATGAGTTCAACCTTATCCTTGGATTTTCAGTACACCGCATCGCTCGAGAAGATTTGGTCCGCCTTAACCGATTCAAGCAAGCTAGCAAAGTGGGTCATGGAAAATGATTTTAAACCCGTCGTAGGACACCGTTTTCAGTTTCGCATGCAGCCGACCAATGGATGGAATGGAATTATTGACTGTGAAGTGCTCATCGTGGACGCACCAAATCGGTTGTCCTATACTTGGGCCAGCTTAGGGCAGGAGAATACGGTCACCTGGACGCTGCAGGATTTAGGGGACGGAAAGGTTAACCTTCATCTCGAGCAAAGCGGAATCACAAATGATCAGGCACTCCAAGGCGCTAAATATGGCTGGACTAACATGTGTGGCCAGCTTGAAAAGCTGTTGGAACAATAATCGCATTCGGTCGAAAACGCCCCTTCCCAATGTGAAATAAGGGTTGCGGAAATCGCTCAACATCATAGAACAGATCACTTCATGGTATCTATTGCCGATGAAGTGATCTGTTTTTACACGCATGTCGGCTGTAAAGGAAGATATCTGATGACCCAAGAGTATATCGAAATCCGCGGCGCCCGGGAAAATAACCTTCAGGATATATCTTTG
This window encodes:
- a CDS encoding metalloregulator ArsR/SmtB family transcription factor translates to MSENNQLRDVFDAIADPTRRRLIRLLAESEEMPLHELTAHFQMGRTAVSKHLTILKEAGLVLDRKVGRETRFRLNASPLREIQDWVAFYSKFWSTNMLRLNRLLEEEDE
- a CDS encoding SRPBCC domain-containing protein, translating into MSSTLSLDFQYTASLEKIWSALTDSSKLAKWVMENDFKPVVGHRFQFRMQPTNGWNGIIDCEVLIVDAPNRLSYTWASLGQENTVTWTLQDLGDGKVNLHLEQSGITNDQALQGAKYGWTNMCGQLEKLLEQ